CGTTTCCGGCCCCGCCGCTGCAGGTGTTCGAGGTCAATCCGCTGCTGCGCGAGGCGATAGAGCGGATGGCGTTCTGGCCATGGGAGATGGCGGAGGAGAGGCAGGCCAGCCTGCTGGCGGTGTTCGGCGAGGAGCTGCTGGCGGCGCGCGGAGAAAACTGGCGGCTGCCGTTTCCGACCGATCCGCGGCTGGCATCATGGCTGAACTCGCTGCGGCATGGCGGGTTGCCGCCCAGGTTGGGCCCGCTGGCGGACAAGGCAGGCGCGTGCGAGCGCACGCTGAGCCGGATTTTCGTCAAGGAAACCGGGATGAGCTACCAGGCCTGGCGGCAGCAATGGCGGTTATTGAAGGCGATGGAGCTGTTGGCGGAGGGGGCGAGCGCGGGCGAGGCGGCGCAGCGGCTGGAGTTCGCCAGCGACAGCGCCTTCATCGCTTTTTTCCGCCAGCATGCGGGCGAAACGCCGGCGCGCTACGCCAGGGACCGGGATCAGTCCAGCGTGTCCAGGTAGTCGCGCGCGGGCCAGGCCGCGCTGCGCCGCCAGGGCGGGACGGCGCCGGCAGGCAGCGCTTGCGGCGCTACGGTGATGGTTTCGCGCTGGCGGCCATCGACCGAACGCAAGGTCACTTGCAACGGCATCTGCCAGCGCTCGCTCCAGCGCAGCGTCTTGCCGGCCTTGCGGTAGATGGCGACGTCCGCGCTTTCATGCTTTTTGGCGAAGCCGCGCAGTTGCGAGGCATCGACCAACTGGCTGGCGCGCGCCCAGGAGCCGTCGAAGCCGGCGTCGTTCCATTCCCGCTTTTCCACCACGATTCTTTCCCGTTTGGCGGCGTGGACGAATTCCACTCGCAGTTCGCCCTTGGCATTGCGCCAGACATGGCGCGGCGCGGCGGCGAAGTCCAGGTGCTGGTGGCCGTCGTCGTCGTGGCGGTGCGGCGCGGCCGCGTTCAGCCGTTCGCGCCAGACATGGCCGTTCTGGCGCACCCATCGTTCGCTGTAGCGAACGGTTTTCTCGACGCCGTCGGCGCCCTGGCTGACGGTTTCGTAGCGGACGACGGCCTGCAGGTCGGGCGAAGCGGCTAGCGCCTGCTGGGCGACAAGAGCCAGCGCGGCGAGAGACAAGACTTTCATCGATATCTTCCAAAGCGAAGCGCGCGGCCGGTCGGCCGCGCGCGGGAGGGGTTACAGGCCGAGCGCGGATTTCACCAGGCCGAACACCTTGGTGTTGTCCATCACGCCCTTGAAGCCCTTGCTGCCGGCGCCGCCGGACATCAGCATCACATCGCCGCCGCCGTGGGTTTCGCTGGACAGGCGGATGCCGGTTTCCTGCTGGTAGTCGTCGGCGGTGGCGGTAGCCGAATCCACCGACACGCGGGTGGGCTTGCGGTTGGGGCCGTTGCCGAACACCAGCGTGGTGTAGACCGCGCCGTCGGCGTCCTTGGACGGCTGGCCATCCGCGTAGCCGCGGGAGATGTCGTGGATGGGGTTGCCGCGCTTGGAATAGCCATTGATGGTCATGGTGTGGTCGTGGTCGGCGGTAACGACCACGAGGGTATTGTTCAGATCCACCTTGGCCAATGCGGTCTTGATCGCGTCGTCGAAAGCGACGGCGTCCGCCAGCGCGCGCTTGGCGTTGGTGCCGTGCAGCGCGTGGTCGATGCGGCCGCCTTCCACCATCAGCACGTAGCCATTGCCGTTCTTGGCCAGCACGTCTATCGCCGCCGCGGTCATCTGCGCCAGGCTGGGCTGGTCCGCCTTGTTCTTGACGCGGTCCAGCTCGTATTCCAGGTGGTCCTTGCCGAAGATGCCCACCACGCGGCTAGCCGACTTGGCGTCGAAGGCGGCCAGGTCGGCGCCGGTCTGCAGCACCGGATAGCCCTTGGCGGCGAATTCCTGCAGCAAGTTGCGGCCGTCGCCGCGTTTGCCGCCGCTGGCCTTGGGCAGCAGGAATTTGCCGCCGCCGCCCATCAGCACGTCGAGGCCGTTGCCCAGCTTGGCGTTGTAGCCGGCGCCGCCGGGCACCGCCTGGGCGATGATGTCGGATTCGGCGTCGCGGTGGCAGACGTGGGCATAGGTGGCGGCCGGCGTGGCGTGGGTGACGCGGGTGGTGGTGACCGCGCCGATGGCCTTGCCCTTGGCCTTGGCCAGTTCCAGCAGCGTGGCGGCGGGCGAACCGTTATTGCTGCCGCAGTTGCCGGTGCCGTCGCTGTTGGGCTCGATGGCGCGGGTGTCGGACGACATCGAGATCACCTCGTTGTTCATCTTCACGCCGGTCATATAGGCCGACATCGACGGCGCGCTGTCGGTGGTCTGGGCGTCGTTGGAGAAGGTCTTGATGCGCGCGGTGCGGTCAAGCTTCTCCATAGCGAGCTTGCCGCTCTCGCCGTATTGGTAGATGCGGGCAGCGGTGACGGTGGCCGGCCCCATGCCGTCGCCGAGAAAGAAGATCACGTTCTTGGCCTCGCCGGCGGCGTGGGCGGGGATGGCGGGCAGCGCGGCCAGCACGGCGGCGGCCAGCAGGGTTTTCATCGCGGTTTGCATTTTATTGTTCTCCATCACAGGCCGGCGGCCTTCTTGACCAGTCCGAACACTTCTATGTTTTCCAGGAAGCCGTGGATGCTGTCGGCGCCCTGGCCGATGGCGCCGATGTAGACGTCGGTGCCGCCGTGGGTTTCGCCTCCGGCCGGCATCCGTATCGCCGCTTCCTGGTGATAGTTGTCGGCCGAGACCGCGTCGTCGGTCAGCGCGGCCGCCGCGTTGCGGTTGCCGGCGACGCGGTTTTCGCCGTTGCCGAAACCGATGATGGAATAGGGCATGCCGTCGGCATCGGTCAGGTTTTTGCCGCTGACGTAGTCCTTGGCCAAGCCCAGCACGCCCGGATTCCCCGGCGCCGTCTTGCCGGTGCGCTTGGCGTAGCCGTTCAGCACCAGGGTGTGGTCGTGGTCGGCGGTGACGACGATCAGCGTGTTCTTCAGACCGGGATCTTTCTGCTGCATCGCGCTTATCGCGGCCTGGATGGCCTGGTCGAAGGCCACGGTGTCCTGCAGCGCTTTCTTGGCAGTGGTTTCATGCAGAGCATGGTCGATGCGGCCGCCTTCCACCATCAGGAACATGCCTTGCTTGCCGCTGCGGTTCGTCAGCAGGTCGATGGCTTTGGCGGTCATCTCCGCCAGGCTGGGCTCCTTGTTCGAGTCGCGGTCCAGGTCGTAGCTCATGTGGCTGCTGGTGAACAGGCCGACGGCGCGTTGGGTCTTGGCCGGATCGATGGCGCTGAACGCGGTTTTGTCGGCGGCGTAGCCATAGCCCTTGGCCTTCAGCTCCGCCACCAGGTCGCGGCCGTCGGCGCGTTTGCCGCCGGCGGTTTTGGGCAAGAAGAACTGGCGGCCGCCGCCGAACACCACGTCCACGCCGTCCTGCAGCGATGCGTTGTACAGCGCGCCGCCCGGCACCAGTTGGGCGGCGATGTCGGCTTCGGCGTCGCGGTGGCAGACGTGGGCGTAGGTAGCGGCCGGCGTGGCATGGGTGACGCGGGTGGTGGTGACCACGCCGGTGGCCCAGTTCTTGGCCTTGGCCAGCTCGAGCAGCGTGGGGACGGATTTGCCGTTGCCTGCGCCGCAGTTTGACGTCAGGTCGGCGGTGGGGGCCTTGGCCTGGGTGTCGCTGGACATGGAGATGACTTCATTGTTCATCTTGACGCCGGTCATATAGGCCGACATCGACGGCGCGCTGTCGGTCACCTGGGCATCGTTGGAGAAGGTTTTGACGAAGCCGGACTCCGGCAGCGTGTCCATCGTCAATTCGCCGTCTTCGCCGACGGCGTAAATGCGGGCGGCGGTGGTGGTGGCGATGCCCATGCCGTCGCCGAGGAAAAAGATGACGTTCTTGGCGGAAGCCGCCGCGGGGGGCTGGCTTTCAGCGTTGTCTTGAGAGCGGGAGGACGTTCCGCCGCCGCTGCCGCAGGCGGCCAGGGCCAGCGCTGCCAGCAGGCCGGCGCCGAGGGTGAAAGTGCGCATCATGGAATACCTTGTTTTAGTAAAAATGCGCACAGATGATATTTATGGCGTATTTCTGCCCAAATACCGGAGTGTTAAGATTGGATGAAGCCGACGATGCTCAGCATTTCCACAGGTGTGCGAGGAAGGAAACGCGCACCTTGGCCTCGCGGGCGTGGCAGGGCGCCACCACCTTGTATGCGGGCTTGCTGGTGTCGCGTAGCAGCGGCTCGCCGTACGGGGGGCCGTCGGCGCGGCGTATCGCCGCCGTCAGCGGTTCGCTGGGCTTGGCGCCGGCGGAAATCACCACGCAGATTTCCTCGCTGGCGATGCGCACGAAGCTGCCAGGCGGATAGATGCCAAGTTCCTTGACCAGCATGGTGGTGAAGGATTGATCGAATTCGTTGTCCTTGCGCTGGAAGATCTGGCCCAGCGCGGTGGCCGGCAGCAGGGCGGCGCGATAACGGCGCGGCAGCAGTTTGGCGCAGGTGATGTCGGCGAGATGCAGCATGTGGGCCGGCGGCAGGATCTGTTCCTTGGGCAGGCCGAACGGGTAGCCGTTTCCGTGCCAGGACTCGTGGTGGGTTTGCACCAGCGTATGCCACAACTGGTTGTCCACGCCGGCTTCGCGCAGGATGGCCGAGCTCATGAGCGGGTGGTCAAGCACCGCTTGGCGCTGCTCGTCGTCAAGGCGGGCTGCCTGGCCGAACAGCTCGTTTTGCAATTCCACTTGCGCGATGTTCATCGTCAGCGCCGCGCAGATCAGCGTTTCGCGATGCTTCGGCGGCAATGCGATGTGCCGGGTGAGGATGGAAAGCAGCGCCGCGGTATGCAGCGAATGGGCGACGCTGTATTCGGAGAACGGCACCAGGAAGATGGAGGCGATCAGCGCGTCCGGGTGCTGCTCGGCCAATTGGATCAGCGTTTGGGCGATCTCCATCACCTTGTCTTCGACATTGCGGGTGACCATCGCGTGATGCAGCACGCTGCGCACCCGCTGCTGCAGGAAGGCGATGTCCTCGAACTGAGACTGCTTGTTGCTGTCGTTGAGGTTGGGCTTGTCCGCCGGCTTGGTCTCGGCCTTGGCTTCGGCGAAGCCCAGGCTGACCAGCTTTTGCTTCTGCTCCGGCGTCAGCACGTAATGGCCGCGTTTAAGCAACAGGAAGCCGCTCTTGGAATAGACGTCCACCGCCAATTCCTTGCCGATGGACACCATGGATGAGTAAACCTTGGTCTGTTTTTTGGTAGAGTCCACTGTCATGTCGAGGCCGGATGCGATGTGAAAATTTACAACATGATAATCCATTGTCATCGCAAGCTGGCGGTCGACGCATTTATCTCGGCAGCTCGCTCCAGACTTTCTGCAACCGCTTCACCGAAACCGGGTAAGGGGTCTTCAATTCCTGAGCGAAAAGACTGACTCGCAATTCTTCCAGCATCCAGCGGTAATCCAGCACCGCCTGGGCCGGTTCTCCCTGTTCTTGCTGCTCCGCCACCCGCTGTTCCCACTGTTGCCACAAGCCGCGGATCTCGGCGCCGCGCTGGCCGTCGCGCTGCGGGTTGGACGGCTGCTTGTCCATCCGCATGCTCATCGCCTTCATGTAGCGCGGCAGATGGGGCAACTGGCTCCACGGCGTGCTGTCCAGAAAGCCCTTGAAGACCAGCTTATCCATTTGTTGTTTTAGCTCATAACCCAGCTTGTGCTTCTGCATTTTGTTGCATAGCGGCACGTATTCGGCGGCGATTTGCTGCAGGTACTGCGCCACGGCCTGGATCACCGCCGGCAGGCGGGTGCGGGCGCGGTTCTTTTGGTCGTTGAAGGCTTTTTCATTGCGCGGCAGCGCGTCCTCGCCGATGAAGGCGCGGTCGCAGATGGCGGCGATGGCGTCGGCCAGCAAGTCGTCGGCATTGGCCACCGCGCGCAGCTGCAGCGCGATCTGCGTCATGCCGGGCAGGCCCTTGCCCAGCTGCTTCATCTGTTCCTTCAACTGCAGCTGCAGCAGACGGATCACGCCCTTGCGGTGATGCTTTTCCGCCACGTCCTGGGTGTCGAACAGGCGGATGGCGATGCGTTCTTCTTCCAGCGTCAGCGCCGGGTAGCCGGTCAGCTGCTGGCGGCCGCGGGCGAACTGTATGCTCTCCGGCAGCTCGCCGAAGTCCCAGGCCTTGACGTCGTCGCGCTCGAATTCGGCGCTGGTGTCGCGGAAGGTCAGCTGCGCCGCTTGGCCGAACTGCTTTTGCAGCGCGATCAAATCGCGGCCCATGCCGATTTCCTGCTTGCCGTCGTCTATCACGCGGAAGTTGAACAGCATGTGTTCCGGCAGTTCCTGCTGGTTGAACGCGTCGATGTCCACCTTGACGCCGCCGGTCTCGCGCAGGATGAAGCGCGCCAGTTGCGGCGCGATGGGCTGTTGCTGATCGGGATTGGCCAGCAGGAAGCGGGTGATGAAGTCCGGCACCGGCACGCAGCAGCGGCGGATCTGCTTGGGCAGGCCCTTGATCAGCTGCTGCAGCTTGTCGCGGATCATGCCCGGCACCAGCCATTCGAACGCCGCCGGCTGCAGGCGGTTCAGGATGGCCAGCGGCACATCGATGGTGACGCCGTCCAGCGGGTGTTTGGGTTCGAAGCGGTAGCGCAGCTTGAGCTTGCCGTCTTCCAGTTCCAGCCATTCCGGGAAC
This genomic window from Chromobacterium phragmitis contains:
- a CDS encoding AraC family transcriptional regulator, with translation MAKIAPGQAFHADAFDAPVIGIAADMGEHDSGRHCHRRHQLLFAAGGCITIELADTLCLLPPSRAAWIPAGTLHRALMRGVVAYRSLYFRADLPFPAPPLQVFEVNPLLREAIERMAFWPWEMAEERQASLLAVFGEELLAARGENWRLPFPTDPRLASWLNSLRHGGLPPRLGPLADKAGACERTLSRIFVKETGMSYQAWRQQWRLLKAMELLAEGASAGEAAQRLEFASDSAFIAFFRQHAGETPARYARDRDQSSVSR
- a CDS encoding alkaline phosphatase, whose protein sequence is MQTAMKTLLAAAVLAALPAIPAHAAGEAKNVIFFLGDGMGPATVTAARIYQYGESGKLAMEKLDRTARIKTFSNDAQTTDSAPSMSAYMTGVKMNNEVISMSSDTRAIEPNSDGTGNCGSNNGSPAATLLELAKAKGKAIGAVTTTRVTHATPAATYAHVCHRDAESDIIAQAVPGGAGYNAKLGNGLDVLMGGGGKFLLPKASGGKRGDGRNLLQEFAAKGYPVLQTGADLAAFDAKSASRVVGIFGKDHLEYELDRVKNKADQPSLAQMTAAAIDVLAKNGNGYVLMVEGGRIDHALHGTNAKRALADAVAFDDAIKTALAKVDLNNTLVVVTADHDHTMTINGYSKRGNPIHDISRGYADGQPSKDADGAVYTTLVFGNGPNRKPTRVSVDSATATADDYQQETGIRLSSETHGGGDVMLMSGGAGSKGFKGVMDNTKVFGLVKSALGL
- a CDS encoding alkaline phosphatase, which codes for MRTFTLGAGLLAALALAACGSGGGTSSRSQDNAESQPPAAASAKNVIFFLGDGMGIATTTAARIYAVGEDGELTMDTLPESGFVKTFSNDAQVTDSAPSMSAYMTGVKMNNEVISMSSDTQAKAPTADLTSNCGAGNGKSVPTLLELAKAKNWATGVVTTTRVTHATPAATYAHVCHRDAEADIAAQLVPGGALYNASLQDGVDVVFGGGRQFFLPKTAGGKRADGRDLVAELKAKGYGYAADKTAFSAIDPAKTQRAVGLFTSSHMSYDLDRDSNKEPSLAEMTAKAIDLLTNRSGKQGMFLMVEGGRIDHALHETTAKKALQDTVAFDQAIQAAISAMQQKDPGLKNTLIVVTADHDHTLVLNGYAKRTGKTAPGNPGVLGLAKDYVSGKNLTDADGMPYSIIGFGNGENRVAGNRNAAAALTDDAVSADNYHQEAAIRMPAGGETHGGTDVYIGAIGQGADSIHGFLENIEVFGLVKKAAGL
- a CDS encoding HD-GYP domain-containing protein, which codes for MTVDSTKKQTKVYSSMVSIGKELAVDVYSKSGFLLLKRGHYVLTPEQKQKLVSLGFAEAKAETKPADKPNLNDSNKQSQFEDIAFLQQRVRSVLHHAMVTRNVEDKVMEIAQTLIQLAEQHPDALIASIFLVPFSEYSVAHSLHTAALLSILTRHIALPPKHRETLICAALTMNIAQVELQNELFGQAARLDDEQRQAVLDHPLMSSAILREAGVDNQLWHTLVQTHHESWHGNGYPFGLPKEQILPPAHMLHLADITCAKLLPRRYRAALLPATALGQIFQRKDNEFDQSFTTMLVKELGIYPPGSFVRIASEEICVVISAGAKPSEPLTAAIRRADGPPYGEPLLRDTSKPAYKVVAPCHAREAKVRVSFLAHLWKC